In the genome of Colwellia sp. PAMC 21821, the window CCTCGTCGTATTCCTGATTACGCTTTGCAGTTTGCGGATTTTAATAAGTGGGTGAGTATTGGCGGTTTTGCCTTTGGTATTTCGCAGTTAATCTTCTTGGTATTGGTTATCAAGTGTATTAAGGGTGGCGAAAAAGCGCCAGCGAAACCATGGGATGGAGCTGAAGGTTTGGAATGGACAGTGCCTAGCCCTGCGCCATACCATACATTCGAAACACCACCAAAAATTGATTAATTGGAACTAAAATGACTAACGGTGACTCGCAAAATAATTTATCAAAGCAAGCGCAATCTAAAACGCATGATGCTTCAGTGAATAAAACAGTAAAAAAACTGATGTTGATTGTTTTCGGAATGTTTGGCTTTGGTTTTGCGATGGTGCCGTTATATGACGTGTTTTGCGATATCACTGGGTTAAACGGAAAAACATCGAACGTTGCAGCAAGTTATAACGCTGTAACTATAGATACCGAACGTACGATTACCGTGCAATTTTTGACTCGAACCGCCAAAGGTATTCCTTGGCGGTTTGAGCCAATGATTAATGAAATAAAAGTGCATCCAGGTGAGCGCAAAACCGTTAAATTTTACGCCAAAAATGAGTCTGTAAGCGATATTGTCGGGCAAGCTGTGCCGTCAGTATCACCAGGGCGGGCAGCGGTCTATTTTCAAAAGATAGAATGCTTTTGCTTTAATAACCAACCGCTAAAAGCCAGTGAAGATGTTGAAATGGGATTGCAGTTCTATGTTGATTTAGACCTACCCGATGATGTATCTACCATAACCCTATCTTACACCTTGTACGATATTACAAGCTCAGTTGATTCTTAAGTGCTTGGCACTTAAATGAGGGGAACAACAATGACGACAAAAGAATACGAAAGTTATTACGTACCAGCACAAAGCAAATGGCCAATAGTGGGTGCAGTTGCGCTGTTTTTAATTGCAGTAGGTGCTGGCAATTATGTAGCAAATTTAAATAATCCTGAAAGTGTTGGCGGCGGCTGGGTTCTACTAGCGGGTATCGCACTGATTATTTATATGGTTTTTGGCTGGTTCAATAATGTTATTACCGAGTCAATGGCTGGAAAATATAGTCGACAAATGGACAATTCATTCCGCCAAGGCATGAGCTGGTTTATTTTTTCAGAAGTCATGTTTTTCGCTGCTTTCTTCGGTGCTTTACTTTACGCACGTACTTTTTCAGTACCTTGGCTTGACGGCGCAGGTAACAATGCCGCAACAGCGGCAATTTTATGGCCTGACTTTACCGCAACTTGGCCATTGATAAAAACACCAGATGGCACTGAAACAACCGCAATGGGTTGGTACGGTTTACCGTTAATTAATACTATTTTACTGTTAACCTCCTCAATTACGGCACATTTTGCTCATGTTTCACTAGAGCAAGAAAAACGCGGTTTATTGAAGTTTTGGCTGGGGCTAACCGTGGTTTTAGGTGTGGTGTTTTTGTTTTGCCAAGGCCTAGAGTATGCACATGGTTATGCTGATGAAATGAAACTGTATTTAGACAGTGGCATATACGGCAATACCTTTTATCTACTGACTGGCTTTCACGGTATGCATGTGACCTTAGGGACAATTATGCTACTGGTTATGCTTATTCGGGTATTTAAAGGCCATTTCACACCGAAAAACCACTTTGCATTCCAAGCCGCAAGTTGGTATTGGCATTTTGTTGATGTAGTGTGGGTAATACTGTTTGTTTTTGTTTATATTATCTAACGATAAACAGAATTAAGTCAGTTATTTAAGGTACGGTATTATAAATATCGTACCTTTTGATTATTTAGAACGGACGTGGATTAGGTGTGATCACCCCAGTGAATATACCGATAACAAGTAATAAGATAATAACCACCGATGTTATTACCCGACGACCGATAAATTTAGACATAGGTGGTTTATCCGGGTCATTTTTATTCATAATGAATAGCGCCCGAAACAGGTTATAAATCATAAAGGCTAATAAGCCGACAACAATAATTTTAATTAACACAACATTCTCTCTTTTATAGTCTGTTTTTAGTTAGTGAACATGCGGTAGTCTATGAATTCGGTATCACTTCAGCACAAGTTAAAACAACTTAATTGGCCAATGGTTATATTTACCATGCTAGTATTTTCAACATTAATCAAGCTTGGATTTTGGCAAATTGACCGCGCACTTGAAAAAGAGCAACGTCAACATCGTATTAATGAATTAAGCCAACGCGATGCATTATCTTTAGCGCAAGTATTAACGCTTCAAGGTTTGCAAGACGGCATCAACGATTTACCTATTCAACTAACGGGCAACTTTATTGGAGATAAAGTATTCCTCCTCGACAATCAACCAGACAAAGGACGTTTTGGCTATCGTGTATATCAAATTATTGAAAGTAATGATGCCGCCATACTCGTTAATCTGGGCTGGGTTCAAGGGGCAATTGATCGAAATATACTGCCTGAAATTACACCTGTTATTGGGCAGCATACTCTTACGGGCCATGTCCGCGAAGTGGAAGTGGGTATTCAATTACAAGCACAGAATTTAACCAATCCATCATGGCCATTAAGAGTTCAGCAAATAGAATTAGATAAGTTTTCACAATTAATTGGCAAGAAACTGTTGCCCTTTGTCGTTTACTTAGATAAAAAAGAGACTATTGGATATAAAAAAAATTGGCAGCCCATTGTAATGCCACCAGAAAAACATCGGGCATATGCCTTTCAATGGTTTAGTTTAGCATTGGCTTGGATCAGTTTAATGATTTGGGCAGCAATAAAAATGAGTAAAAATGAATCGTCAGAATAAGTAGCAATAATCTGAAATAAGTAGATTAGAAAAATACCGAAACCGAATAATAAGAATAAAAGGCTGAGTTGTATGAGTTCTTCAGAGTTAAATAAATCGCGCCGCAGTATGCTAATTCTCCTAGCGGTATTTATCATTCCCATTGTGCTTGCTAAATTGGCATTGAATCAACAATGGTTCAATTATGGTGTTACCAACCAAGGGCAACTTATCGAGAATGAATTAACCTTAGCTAAACTTGGGCTCAATGTTGATGACTATGATCATCAATGGATAATGCTATACACCTTGCCAGAAAATTGTGATCAACAATGTGAAAAAACCTTAATGAGTGTTAACAATACTTATATTGCTCTAGGTAAAGAAATGCCGCGAGTTAAGCTTGTTGCGTTAACTCAGCAAGATTTACGCGCAGAACAAACAGATAAAATTCAAATTAAGAAGTGGCATATTCAACCAATGCCCACTTTAGCAAAAACAGTAATATCGCAGTCTCAAGTGCTGATAGTTGACCCTTTAGGTAATGTAATTCTCAGCCATGTGCCACCAGAAAACACCGAACAATTGTCTCAATTTGGCAAGTCTATATTGGCCGATTTTAAAAAGCTGTTGAAATATTCAAGGATTGGCTAAATGAAAACTCAAAGCTCTTCCGACATTAGAAAGCTTGTTTTTGTTAGCATTTTATTAGCCATAGTGGTGGTGAGTTTAGGTGCTTATACCCGTTTAACACATGCTGGTTTGGGGTGCCCAGACTGGCCAGGTTGTTATGGCTTACTTGACGTACCACAAACTAGTGAACAAATTATTGCTGCTGAGCAAGCCTTTCCTGATCGGCCAGTAGAGCCTCATAAAGCCTGGAATGAAATGATCCATCGCTATTTCGCTGGCTCATTAGGTATATTGATCTTAATTATTGCCTTAATGTCGCTTAAGCGCCGTTCGCAGGGTGGTCCCGTTGGTTTGCCTATTTTTCTTTTGTTGGTAGTGACCTTTCAAGCCGCGCTTGGTATGTGGACGGTTACCATGAAGTTGATGCCTGTGGTGGTAATGGGGCACTTACTTGGCGGGTTTACCACCTTATGTTTACTGCTATTACTGTATTTACGCTTAAGTGATTACCGGGTGCCCGGTGGCGACCTCGCCTTGAAAAAATATGCAAAATTTGCCGTATTAGGTATTTTTATTTTGGCTGGACAAATAGCCTTAGGCGGTTGGACATCATCCAACTATGCTGCGCTGACTTGTACCGAACTGCCCATATGCCAAGCAGGATGGGCAGATCAGATGAATTTTGAACATGCCTTTGATTTGATCCCTCCAGAGAAAGACAGTTATGAATTTGGCCATCTTGATCACGCATCACGTGTGACAATTCATGTAATGCATCGCTTAGGTGCTATAGTAACTACGCTATATTTATTATGGTTGGTTATTAGCATTTATCGTAAGGCACAATCACCATTTTTTAAGAACGCAGCATTGAGCTTAGGCTTTATTCTTAGCGTACAAGTTGGTTTAGGTATTAGTAATATTTGGTTCTCACTACCACTGAGTGTAGCGGTGAGTCACAACGTGGTAGCGGCCATGTTAATGATGTCATTAATTACCATGACATATAGTTTAAAACGGAAAATTTAGGGGCATATTATGAGTCAGAGCAACACAGTAGAAGCGAGTCATAGCGCACCTAGTACGCCTATTTGGCGAGACTATTATGAAATT includes:
- a CDS encoding cytochrome c oxidase assembly protein; the encoded protein is MTNGDSQNNLSKQAQSKTHDASVNKTVKKLMLIVFGMFGFGFAMVPLYDVFCDITGLNGKTSNVAASYNAVTIDTERTITVQFLTRTAKGIPWRFEPMINEIKVHPGERKTVKFYAKNESVSDIVGQAVPSVSPGRAAVYFQKIECFCFNNQPLKASEDVEMGLQFYVDLDLPDDVSTITLSYTLYDITSSVDS
- a CDS encoding cytochrome c oxidase subunit 3 is translated as MTTKEYESYYVPAQSKWPIVGAVALFLIAVGAGNYVANLNNPESVGGGWVLLAGIALIIYMVFGWFNNVITESMAGKYSRQMDNSFRQGMSWFIFSEVMFFAAFFGALLYARTFSVPWLDGAGNNAATAAILWPDFTATWPLIKTPDGTETTAMGWYGLPLINTILLLTSSITAHFAHVSLEQEKRGLLKFWLGLTVVLGVVFLFCQGLEYAHGYADEMKLYLDSGIYGNTFYLLTGFHGMHVTLGTIMLLVMLIRVFKGHFTPKNHFAFQAASWYWHFVDVVWVILFVFVYII
- a CDS encoding DUF2909 domain-containing protein, whose amino-acid sequence is MLIKIIVVGLLAFMIYNLFRALFIMNKNDPDKPPMSKFIGRRVITSVVIILLLVIGIFTGVITPNPRPF
- a CDS encoding SURF1 family protein, with product MNSVSLQHKLKQLNWPMVIFTMLVFSTLIKLGFWQIDRALEKEQRQHRINELSQRDALSLAQVLTLQGLQDGINDLPIQLTGNFIGDKVFLLDNQPDKGRFGYRVYQIIESNDAAILVNLGWVQGAIDRNILPEITPVIGQHTLTGHVREVEVGIQLQAQNLTNPSWPLRVQQIELDKFSQLIGKKLLPFVVYLDKKETIGYKKNWQPIVMPPEKHRAYAFQWFSLALAWISLMIWAAIKMSKNESSE
- a CDS encoding COX15/CtaA family protein, encoding MKTQSSSDIRKLVFVSILLAIVVVSLGAYTRLTHAGLGCPDWPGCYGLLDVPQTSEQIIAAEQAFPDRPVEPHKAWNEMIHRYFAGSLGILILIIALMSLKRRSQGGPVGLPIFLLLVVTFQAALGMWTVTMKLMPVVVMGHLLGGFTTLCLLLLLYLRLSDYRVPGGDLALKKYAKFAVLGIFILAGQIALGGWTSSNYAALTCTELPICQAGWADQMNFEHAFDLIPPEKDSYEFGHLDHASRVTIHVMHRLGAIVTTLYLLWLVISIYRKAQSPFFKNAALSLGFILSVQVGLGISNIWFSLPLSVAVSHNVVAAMLMMSLITMTYSLKRKI